In Nitrospira sp., one genomic interval encodes:
- a CDS encoding GNAT family N-acetyltransferase: MVRAAPPVIRPALPDDSAAMAAVVRAASSPLMRETTILGGTGLDHFLRDQMTSESANRFLVAEVGGHIVGMSAWRYEGEDLFLNHLFVHPSTQGRRVGTSLWARGMAVMEQAGIRGLSVDVYEDNIRAATWYRSLGLEPVARRLLMALPVAAGTDGRSVWTSTYLGEADEVYARYGFSQFTLTTERGAYAIGRLGSSYFRSPAALLDDEAAHVALRRLDPHRRVLCIDGPEWWEAASERGAVLLGRTVRLQAPIEQVVARLDRVLSASGSESVRQSSADGEYV; the protein is encoded by the coding sequence ATGGTTCGGGCTGCCCCTCCCGTCATCAGGCCGGCGTTGCCGGACGACAGTGCCGCCATGGCCGCGGTCGTTCGCGCGGCTTCGAGCCCGCTCATGCGGGAGACGACGATTCTCGGAGGTACGGGGCTCGATCATTTTCTTCGCGATCAGATGACATCCGAGTCGGCGAACCGATTTCTGGTGGCCGAGGTCGGAGGGCATATTGTCGGGATGTCGGCCTGGCGGTACGAGGGGGAAGACTTGTTCCTCAACCACTTGTTCGTGCACCCGTCGACACAGGGCCGTCGGGTAGGTACGTCGTTATGGGCGCGGGGGATGGCTGTCATGGAACAGGCCGGAATCCGCGGTCTCTCAGTGGATGTGTACGAGGACAATATCCGCGCCGCGACCTGGTATCGATCGCTCGGCCTGGAGCCGGTCGCAAGACGTCTGCTGATGGCCCTGCCCGTTGCAGCAGGGACGGATGGCCGGTCCGTGTGGACGTCGACCTACCTGGGGGAGGCGGACGAAGTCTATGCCCGTTACGGATTTTCCCAGTTCACGCTGACGACGGAACGCGGCGCTTACGCGATCGGGCGGTTGGGCTCGAGCTATTTTCGCAGCCCGGCGGCGCTGTTGGACGACGAGGCGGCCCACGTTGCGTTGCGCCGGTTGGACCCCCATCGTCGCGTGCTCTGTATCGATGGGCCGGAATGGTGGGAGGCGGCGTCCGAACGGGGGGCCGTGCTCCTGGGGCGGACGGTCCGACTCCAGGCGCCCATCGAGCAGGTGGTCGCCCGTTTGGATCGGGTGTTGTCGGCGTCGGGTTCTGAGTCGGTCAGGCAGTCTTCAGCCGATGGGGAGTACGTATGA
- a CDS encoding flavin reductase family protein, protein MNVTAKKHTLRMFTNGVYILTSRNDEEIGAATVTWVSQASFTPPLLTVAVRPTNSVFRCLAKSAVAVLHVLGHHQTDLAKKFFTPTAVQDGTINGEPFCDGATRAPILSNAPAYLECTVRQIVDQGSDHAVVILEVVDAVCRERVKPLTMADTPWEYGG, encoded by the coding sequence ATGAATGTCACCGCAAAGAAACACACGCTTCGCATGTTCACGAACGGCGTCTACATCCTTACCTCCCGTAACGACGAAGAGATCGGGGCCGCGACGGTCACCTGGGTTTCGCAAGCCTCGTTTACCCCGCCGCTGCTGACCGTGGCGGTCCGGCCGACCAACAGTGTCTTTCGATGTCTGGCCAAAAGTGCCGTCGCGGTGCTTCACGTCTTGGGGCATCACCAGACGGACCTGGCCAAAAAGTTCTTCACGCCGACTGCGGTTCAGGACGGCACGATCAATGGGGAACCGTTTTGCGACGGCGCCACGCGGGCTCCGATCCTGAGTAATGCGCCGGCCTACTTGGAATGTACCGTGCGCCAGATCGTCGACCAGGGAAGCGATCATGCGGTGGTCATCTTGGAAGTCGTCGACGCCGTCTGTCGCGAACGCGTGAAGCCCCTCACCATGGCCGATACGCCCTGGGAATACGGCGGCTGA
- a CDS encoding YdcF family protein, with the protein MTAALVSAGLLAWLGLSWLVAQTEGVSPDDLGKVDMVVALAGSPDRALYAKALVTQGVAPDSMTTLVDPYCLRLRGVRTVCRTSVRNTIDEAVILRRIFARERVSRVIVVTSRYHLARASAVFATVFAGAGTTIRVVAPPGDRLSAERVGREALSYLPSLIAAALARSMPAAYEWLVRHQQVCPDPADSSTT; encoded by the coding sequence GTGACTGCAGCCCTTGTCTCGGCCGGGTTGCTGGCATGGCTCGGGCTGTCGTGGCTCGTAGCCCAGACGGAAGGCGTGTCCCCGGACGATCTCGGCAAGGTCGACATGGTCGTCGCTCTGGCTGGAAGTCCCGATCGAGCCCTGTATGCCAAGGCCCTCGTCACGCAGGGAGTGGCGCCGGACAGCATGACCACGCTCGTTGATCCCTACTGCTTGCGCCTGCGTGGCGTCCGGACGGTCTGCAGAACCTCGGTGCGCAACACGATCGATGAAGCCGTCATCTTGCGGCGCATCTTTGCCCGCGAGCGGGTGAGCAGGGTGATTGTGGTGACCTCGCGTTACCACCTCGCCAGGGCGAGCGCGGTGTTTGCCACCGTGTTCGCGGGCGCGGGGACGACGATACGGGTGGTGGCGCCGCCGGGCGATCGGCTCAGCGCCGAACGGGTCGGGCGGGAAGCCCTGTCCTATCTCCCCAGCCTGATAGCCGCCGCCTTGGCGCGATCAATGCCAGCGGCCTACGAATGGCTGGTGCGCCATCAACAAGTCTGCCCCGACCCGGCCGACTCCTCCACCACCTAG
- a CDS encoding GNAT family N-acetyltransferase produces MHAEFISPDDPRWQRYLESNWHDFYHLPEYVKLCAYHEGGIPMAFYAQYRGASFLAPLIIRPLPESLNASPGWCDCVSPYGYSTPLVAPTQEQLPAFIEAFSALAKERSIVSAFFRLHPFSELNKGDLCRFGQLVHHGPTIYLDLSLTQDEFWKQVRRNHKQNYQRLVQDGFDVSVDDWARLGEFAALYRDTMLRVGAVTCLYSEQYFTDLKTILGPAIHLCCVRSQTGSVVAGGIFVEMGGLVHYHLSATATEYLRLGPNKLIIPFMRAWSQERLNRVLHLGGGVGGAYDSLFHFKAGFSDARADFYSYRLIVDQSKYESLSRVAATQAGGDLSIPANFFPAYRRAVPHAPHLPPVPAATAVTQEPEVEA; encoded by the coding sequence ATGCATGCGGAATTTATCTCGCCCGATGATCCACGGTGGCAGCGGTATCTCGAATCAAACTGGCACGATTTCTACCATCTGCCGGAATATGTGAAGTTGTGCGCGTACCATGAGGGCGGGATCCCCATGGCCTTCTACGCCCAGTATCGCGGCGCTTCGTTTTTAGCCCCCCTGATCATTCGTCCCCTGCCGGAGTCGCTGAATGCCTCTCCCGGCTGGTGCGATTGCGTCTCGCCCTACGGGTATTCCACGCCGCTGGTGGCTCCGACACAGGAGCAATTGCCGGCCTTTATCGAGGCCTTCTCCGCGCTGGCAAAGGAACGCAGCATAGTGTCGGCATTCTTCCGCCTCCATCCCTTCTCAGAGCTTAACAAGGGAGACCTGTGCCGATTCGGGCAGTTGGTGCACCATGGACCGACCATCTATCTCGACCTGTCCCTCACGCAGGATGAGTTCTGGAAGCAGGTGCGAAGGAATCACAAACAGAATTACCAGCGGTTGGTCCAGGATGGTTTTGACGTGTCGGTCGACGACTGGGCGCGCTTGGGAGAATTCGCGGCACTCTACCGTGACACCATGCTGCGGGTGGGGGCGGTGACCTGTCTGTATTCGGAGCAATATTTCACCGACCTGAAGACCATTCTCGGTCCTGCCATTCATCTCTGTTGTGTTCGGTCCCAGACAGGATCGGTGGTGGCGGGCGGCATTTTCGTCGAGATGGGTGGCTTGGTGCATTATCACCTGTCGGCGACGGCGACGGAGTACCTGCGCCTGGGACCCAATAAGCTCATTATCCCTTTCATGCGTGCCTGGTCGCAGGAACGATTGAACCGCGTCTTGCATCTGGGCGGTGGAGTCGGCGGCGCGTACGATTCGTTGTTCCACTTCAAGGCGGGATTTTCCGATGCTCGGGCGGATTTCTACTCTTACCGCCTGATCGTGGATCAATCCAAGTATGAAAGTCTGTCCCGCGTGGCGGCGACACAAGCCGGGGGAGACCTCTCGATCCCGGCCAACTTTTTCCCTGCCTATCGGCGGGCCGTCCCCCATGCACCCCATTTGCCGCCGGTCCCGGCGGCCACAGCGGTCACGCAGGAGCCAGAGGTAGAAGCCTGA
- a CDS encoding class I SAM-dependent methyltransferase, with amino-acid sequence MNKIVETYSRLADEYRRDEASQSCWFLAAEKALAAIELKDRYRTVADIGCGTGRALCELASRGGDDRRFIGVEPADNMRALAAELARGQANIRLFNGSFEQIPLESKSIDYLYSILAFHWTTNLTRSAEEVARVLKDDGDMDLFFIGRNNGYEFIRKTTPVFLKYMGPVALLRSAGMRQQLTKDEAQQLFSKAFAGREVTVEESHDTYFDTLEGHWTWWVRIEGQLVDIPAEKRADCDRAVKDAIAALQTPEGIPYTIHMLRVKVRNQAGA; translated from the coding sequence ATGAATAAAATCGTCGAAACATACTCGCGCTTGGCGGATGAATACCGTCGGGACGAGGCGTCACAATCCTGTTGGTTTCTGGCTGCGGAAAAGGCGTTGGCTGCGATCGAACTCAAGGATCGCTACCGGACGGTCGCCGATATCGGCTGCGGGACCGGCCGGGCCCTCTGCGAGTTGGCGTCTCGTGGAGGAGACGACCGCCGGTTTATCGGCGTGGAGCCGGCCGACAACATGCGAGCGTTGGCCGCCGAATTGGCGCGCGGGCAAGCCAACATCCGCCTGTTTAACGGGTCATTCGAGCAGATCCCGTTGGAGTCGAAGAGTATCGACTACCTGTACAGCATTTTAGCCTTTCATTGGACGACGAACCTCACCCGCTCGGCGGAGGAGGTGGCGCGTGTGCTCAAGGACGACGGCGACATGGACCTGTTCTTCATTGGCCGCAACAACGGGTATGAATTCATTCGCAAAACGACGCCGGTCTTCTTGAAATATATGGGGCCGGTGGCGTTGCTGCGGTCGGCGGGGATGCGCCAGCAGTTGACGAAGGATGAGGCGCAACAGCTGTTCAGTAAGGCCTTTGCGGGACGAGAGGTGACGGTGGAGGAATCCCACGACACCTACTTCGATACCCTGGAGGGCCATTGGACCTGGTGGGTGCGCATCGAGGGCCAACTGGTCGACATTCCGGCCGAGAAACGGGCCGATTGCGACCGTGCGGTGAAGGATGCCATTGCCGCTCTTCAGACTCCTGAAGGCATCCCCTACACGATCCACATGTTGCGCGTAAAAGTCCGCAACCAGGCGGGCGCGTAG
- a CDS encoding DegT/DnrJ/EryC1/StrS family aminotransferase, giving the protein MITMPIIRPTLPSLEDILIMMHNGWETGIVTVGPVVRSLEEQACRVTGARHAIALSSCTAGLMLVPQALGLKPGTEVIVPSFTFAATAQALLWNRLVPVFCDCLPGTCTIDPEDVERNITPQTGAICGVSVYGLPPDVDALLEIGRRKGIPVYFDSAQGLGATYKGQPLGQFGVCEVFSLSPTKVVTAIEAGLLTTNDSALAERVRSMRDYGKDLVKGEEMVHLGLSARMSELHAAIGLLGLQRVQDLVKARTERIALYRDRLGRLPGCQVQEYPYDRTTSGNYFVLFIGEQAKRSRDQVYDDLKQAGIQTKRYFYPPVHAQAIFQQYPMRLSANLTHTAKASREGLALPLYSHMTDQEIESVCAAVKQLLA; this is encoded by the coding sequence GTGATCACCATGCCGATCATCAGACCCACGCTCCCTTCCTTGGAAGACATTCTCATCATGATGCACAACGGGTGGGAAACGGGAATCGTGACCGTCGGTCCGGTTGTGCGCAGTTTGGAAGAACAGGCGTGCCGCGTGACCGGCGCGCGTCATGCGATCGCGCTGTCGTCCTGTACGGCGGGCCTTATGCTGGTGCCGCAGGCGCTCGGACTCAAGCCCGGTACCGAGGTCATCGTGCCGTCTTTCACCTTTGCGGCTACCGCCCAGGCGCTGCTCTGGAATCGGCTGGTGCCGGTGTTCTGTGACTGCCTGCCCGGGACCTGCACCATCGACCCTGAGGATGTGGAACGGAACATTACGCCGCAGACCGGCGCGATTTGCGGTGTCTCGGTCTATGGGCTGCCGCCCGATGTCGATGCGTTGTTGGAGATCGGGCGACGAAAGGGAATTCCCGTGTATTTCGACAGCGCCCAGGGGTTGGGGGCCACGTATAAGGGGCAGCCGCTCGGGCAATTCGGGGTGTGCGAGGTCTTTTCGCTCAGCCCCACGAAAGTGGTGACCGCGATCGAGGCCGGTTTGTTGACCACGAATGACTCGGCGCTCGCCGAGCGGGTCCGCTCCATGCGCGATTACGGCAAAGACCTGGTGAAGGGAGAAGAGATGGTCCATCTGGGTCTGTCGGCCAGAATGAGCGAACTCCATGCGGCCATCGGGCTGCTGGGTCTCCAGCGGGTGCAGGACCTGGTGAAGGCGAGAACCGAACGGATTGCACTGTACCGTGATCGCTTGGGCCGGTTGCCCGGCTGTCAGGTGCAGGAATACCCCTATGATCGCACCACCAGCGGCAATTACTTCGTCCTCTTCATCGGGGAACAAGCCAAACGCAGTCGCGATCAGGTCTACGACGACCTCAAGCAGGCCGGGATCCAGACGAAGCGATACTTTTACCCGCCGGTCCACGCGCAGGCCATTTTCCAGCAGTATCCGATGAGGCTGAGTGCCAATCTGACGCACACAGCGAAGGCGAGCCGAGAGGGATTGGCCCTGCCGCTGTACTCGCACATGACCGATCAGGAAATCGAATCGGTCTGTGCCGCGGTGAAGCAGCTGTTGGCCTGA
- a CDS encoding acyl carrier protein, producing MRTAQEEALAKHLTEWVKQGRGTVGADLPEFSEDTDLIAAGILDSRGFIEMMLEVEQQTGNRIDLNDVDPSEFTTIRGLCRCAVSQGSPC from the coding sequence ATGAGGACAGCGCAGGAAGAAGCATTGGCGAAACATCTCACTGAATGGGTGAAGCAGGGACGGGGAACGGTCGGAGCGGATCTGCCGGAATTTTCCGAGGACACCGACTTGATTGCGGCCGGGATTTTGGACTCCCGGGGATTCATAGAAATGATGCTTGAAGTCGAGCAACAGACGGGCAATCGGATCGATTTGAACGATGTCGACCCGAGCGAATTCACCACGATCAGGGGCCTGTGCCGTTGCGCCGTGTCGCAAGGTTCACCCTGCTGA
- a CDS encoding acetyltransferase — MAMKTLFIVGAGGLGKEVVDIVQSSSEAAEYALAFIDDTIAPGTIVHGIEVVGARAFLRAVDPEQSAVCVAIGSPAVRRDLIGEIEGWGLPLPAIVDASALIRPSVVLGPGVIVGARAFLSTQSVIGAHAVINPGVLLGHDVVIGPYAVIGGGAMLSGGAKVGEGALIGAGASVLLNTSVGDWATVGMGAAVYAAVENGVTVLGNPARALPVVRKKGEGAGTAPGTATNAAPAVP, encoded by the coding sequence ATGGCTATGAAAACACTCTTCATCGTCGGTGCAGGCGGATTGGGGAAGGAAGTCGTGGACATCGTTCAGTCGTCTTCCGAGGCGGCGGAGTACGCACTGGCGTTCATCGATGACACCATCGCGCCGGGGACGATCGTCCATGGGATTGAGGTCGTCGGCGCTCGGGCCTTCCTGAGAGCGGTCGATCCCGAGCAATCGGCGGTGTGTGTCGCCATCGGCAGTCCAGCGGTCCGCCGCGACCTTATCGGAGAGATCGAAGGCTGGGGGCTACCGCTTCCGGCGATCGTGGACGCGTCCGCCCTGATCCGGCCGTCTGTCGTGCTGGGTCCCGGCGTGATCGTCGGGGCCCGGGCCTTTCTGAGCACTCAGAGTGTGATCGGTGCCCATGCGGTGATCAATCCGGGGGTGCTTTTGGGGCATGACGTCGTGATCGGACCCTATGCCGTCATCGGAGGGGGCGCGATGTTGTCCGGCGGGGCGAAGGTGGGCGAAGGGGCTTTGATCGGAGCCGGAGCCTCCGTGCTCTTGAATACGTCAGTCGGGGATTGGGCAACGGTCGGCATGGGAGCCGCCGTCTATGCCGCTGTGGAAAACGGCGTCACAGTGCTTGGAAATCCAGCCAGGGCTCTCCCGGTCGTGCGGAAGAAGGGCGAAGGGGCCGGCACGGCTCCCGGGACCGCTACGAACGCCGCGCCGGCGGTGCCGTAG